Proteins encoded within one genomic window of Lactococcus garvieae:
- the acpS gene encoding holo-ACP synthase produces MIYGIGTDNVEISRIVKALERNEKFAKRVLTASEFTHFESFTSKGRQAEFLAGRWAAKEAFSKALGTGFDSQLSFQHIEISKNEKGKPYFLEHPFAGQAHLSISHSSLEAVAMVVLERRD; encoded by the coding sequence ATGATTTACGGTATAGGAACGGATAATGTTGAAATATCTCGCATTGTCAAAGCATTAGAACGCAATGAGAAATTTGCCAAGCGGGTCTTAACTGCCAGCGAATTTACTCATTTTGAAAGTTTTACTTCAAAAGGACGCCAAGCGGAGTTTTTAGCGGGTCGATGGGCCGCGAAAGAAGCCTTTTCCAAAGCATTGGGAACAGGCTTTGATAGTCAACTTTCTTTTCAGCATATAGAAATTTCTAAGAATGAAAAAGGAAAGCCTTACTTCCTAGAACATCCTTTTGCGGGACAAGCGCATTTGAGTATTTCGCATAGTAGCCTTGAAGCAGTCGCAATGGTTGTTTTGGAACGTAGAGATTGA
- the alr gene encoding alanine racemase, protein MKAAPHRHTPAIIKLSAIENNVKKMRAHIGEKPELWAVVKANAYGHGAVAVAQHIDGLVDGFCVSNFDEAIELRQQLIIKPILVLSGIVPDHAEIAASQHITLTAPSLEWLQQVIDSNKNKHFSRLRIHIAVDTGMGRIGVTTAEEANQIIELADKYKISVRGIFTHYATADEEDTTQFEKQKAKFEALVSQLSRRPKYVHSTNSAAGLWQNKSVQDIERIGLAMYGLNPSGDELELPYEVEPALSLHSELTHVKKIHKGDTVGYGATFRAEEDTYVGTVSIGYADGWTRDMQGFKVLVEGEYCEIIGRISMDQMTIRLPKDYDLGTTVTLIGKNGDKEITVQDIANWRNTIGYEVICLLSDRIYRVYEE, encoded by the coding sequence ATGAAAGCAGCACCACATCGTCACACACCAGCTATTATTAAGTTGTCAGCAATTGAGAATAATGTCAAAAAAATGCGCGCGCATATTGGCGAAAAACCAGAACTTTGGGCAGTTGTCAAAGCGAATGCTTATGGTCATGGCGCTGTTGCGGTTGCGCAGCATATTGATGGTCTTGTAGATGGCTTTTGTGTGTCAAATTTTGATGAGGCGATTGAACTTCGTCAACAACTGATCATCAAACCAATCTTAGTATTGTCAGGTATTGTTCCTGATCATGCAGAGATTGCTGCCAGCCAGCACATCACTTTGACTGCTCCAAGCTTAGAGTGGCTTCAACAAGTGATTGACTCAAACAAAAACAAGCACTTTTCACGGTTGAGAATTCATATTGCAGTAGACACTGGTATGGGACGTATTGGTGTAACAACTGCAGAAGAAGCCAATCAAATTATTGAGTTGGCAGATAAATACAAGATTAGTGTCCGTGGGATTTTCACTCACTATGCAACGGCAGATGAAGAGGATACAACTCAGTTTGAGAAACAAAAAGCTAAGTTTGAGGCATTGGTAAGTCAATTGAGTCGCCGGCCAAAATATGTTCACTCAACAAACTCTGCGGCAGGCTTATGGCAAAACAAATCAGTTCAAGATATAGAGCGTATTGGTCTTGCTATGTATGGTTTGAATCCAAGTGGCGATGAGCTAGAGCTACCTTATGAGGTAGAACCCGCTTTAAGTCTGCACTCAGAACTGACACATGTGAAAAAAATCCACAAAGGAGATACAGTTGGTTATGGAGCAACTTTCCGTGCCGAAGAAGATACTTATGTAGGAACAGTTTCTATTGGGTATGCGGATGGCTGGACACGGGATATGCAAGGGTTTAAAGTTTTGGTTGAGGGAGAATACTGTGAAATTATCGGTCGTATCTCTATGGACCAAATGACGATTCGCTTACCTAAGGACTATGATCTAGGAACGACAGTTACTCTAATAGGTAAAAATGGCGATAAAGAAATCACTGTCCAAGACATTGCTAACTGGCGTAACACTATTGGTTACGAAGTTATCTGTCTTTTATCAGACCGAATTTATCGGGTATATGAAGAATAA
- the spx gene encoding transcriptional regulator Spx — MIKVYTVMACSSCKKAKEWLTNHELEFEEVNLITDKIDPEDFLNILSLTENGTEEIISTRSRAYKRLALDFEKISLHELVSIIEDNRTLLRRPLILDDKRLQVGYNEDDIRKFLPRSVRRVEMSEATYNIRQMDIERMLEDKAQ, encoded by the coding sequence ATGATTAAAGTATATACTGTCATGGCTTGCAGTTCTTGTAAAAAAGCTAAGGAATGGCTGACTAACCACGAATTAGAATTTGAAGAAGTTAATTTAATAACAGACAAAATCGATCCTGAAGATTTTCTTAACATTCTTTCCTTAACTGAAAATGGCACTGAGGAGATAATCTCTACGAGAAGTCGAGCATATAAACGATTGGCCTTAGACTTTGAAAAAATTTCACTTCATGAGTTGGTCAGTATTATTGAAGATAACCGCACTCTTTTGCGTCGTCCGTTGATTCTTGATGATAAGCGTCTACAAGTTGGTTATAATGAAGATGATATTCGAAAATTTTTACCACGCTCTGTTCGCCGTGTGGAAATGTCTGAAGCGACTTATAATATTCGCCAAATGGACATAGAGCGGATGTTAGAAGATAAAGCACAATAA
- the pnuC gene encoding nicotinamide riboside transporter PnuC translates to MKNYIIWLKHELASINTAGSIMLAFIIGVQLAFFLTAPITLLSVVTLLATLVGSACTVYMMIGRPINGLLGLISAFGFIYINWTAGHYASVLDQIVFIALIDIPLILTWKTWGHRIENGAKFMTAKGWMIAIILMLAAWWPMMQVYYYLGDTNPLWDSITLIIGATASLLVFKGYGDSYSLWLLSNVVTIVLWATAFTQGYSASALPMLLTIIFYLATAIYGKYFSVWKRKSKKA, encoded by the coding sequence ATGAAAAACTATATAATCTGGTTAAAACATGAACTCGCATCCATTAACACAGCTGGCAGTATAATGCTAGCTTTTATCATAGGCGTACAGCTGGCTTTTTTCCTTACGGCGCCCATTACGCTACTTTCTGTCGTTACATTACTGGCTACGCTGGTGGGTTCGGCTTGCACAGTGTATATGATGATTGGGAGACCAATCAATGGTTTGCTTGGTCTGATTAGTGCATTTGGATTTATTTATATTAACTGGACAGCAGGGCATTACGCTTCTGTTTTGGATCAGATTGTCTTTATCGCACTGATTGACATTCCATTGATTTTGACTTGGAAAACATGGGGTCATCGTATTGAGAATGGCGCAAAGTTTATGACGGCAAAAGGCTGGATGATAGCAATCATCTTGATGCTCGCAGCTTGGTGGCCGATGATGCAAGTGTATTATTACCTTGGGGATACTAACCCTTTGTGGGATTCAATTACGCTCATTATTGGAGCTACAGCTTCGCTTTTGGTCTTTAAAGGTTATGGAGACAGCTATTCTTTATGGCTGCTCTCAAATGTTGTAACTATTGTCCTTTGGGCTACAGCCTTCACTCAAGGTTATTCTGCCAGTGCTCTCCCAATGTTGCTTACTATCATTTTTTATCTGGCCACAGCCATATATGGAAAATACTTTTCTGTGTGGAAAAGAAAGAGTAAAAAAGCCTAG
- a CDS encoding DMT family transporter, which translates to MAWIFLFLAGIFEVVWASTMKLSQGFSILKYDVLTVIGMLVSFGFLTLAMKKLPLGIAYPIWTGIGAVGAILVGAILFKDKVPSLTWVFVLMLVIGLIGIKVTSGH; encoded by the coding sequence ATGGCGTGGATTTTTTTATTTCTTGCAGGCATTTTTGAAGTAGTTTGGGCTTCAACAATGAAGTTAAGTCAAGGCTTTTCCATCCTCAAGTATGATGTTCTAACTGTTATTGGAATGCTGGTTAGTTTTGGCTTTTTAACTTTGGCAATGAAGAAATTGCCCTTAGGGATTGCTTATCCGATTTGGACAGGTATTGGGGCTGTTGGTGCTATTTTGGTCGGAGCTATCCTTTTCAAAGACAAGGTTCCTTCATTGACCTGGGTCTTTGTTCTCATGCTTGTCATAGGACTTATCGGTATAAAAGTTACCAGCGGACATTAA
- a CDS encoding DUF1304 domain-containing protein yields the protein MSIFTHILIILVALEFFYILYLETLATTSAQTSKVFNLSKAELKRESVNTLLKNQGVYNGLIAIGLLYGAFLSSAPLLISRMLLVYILLVAAYGSISSDKKIIFTQGGLAALALLSTFI from the coding sequence ATGTCAATATTTACTCACATACTTATCATACTCGTTGCTCTAGAATTCTTTTACATTCTTTACTTAGAAACACTAGCTACAACATCAGCACAAACGAGTAAAGTATTCAATTTAAGCAAGGCAGAGTTGAAAAGAGAGAGTGTAAATACTTTGCTAAAAAATCAAGGTGTCTACAACGGGCTTATCGCGATTGGTTTACTTTATGGAGCATTCTTATCTTCAGCTCCTCTGTTAATCAGCAGGATGCTCTTAGTCTATATCCTGCTTGTAGCTGCTTATGGGAGCATCAGTAGTGACAAGAAAATCATCTTTACACAAGGTGGATTAGCTGCCTTAGCTTTATTATCGACTTTCATTTGA
- a CDS encoding bifunctional methylenetetrahydrofolate dehydrogenase/methenyltetrahydrofolate cyclohydrolase: protein MKIIDGKALAEKMQEELKDRVIKLKEKGIQPGLAVILIGENPASQVYVRNKERVAAKLGFKSEVVRLSENISEAELLSMIEDYNTDDSWHGILVQLPLPAHISEEKVLLAVSPEKDVDGFHPINMGKLWSGAPLMIPSTPAGIMEMFRAYDVDLAGKKAVVVGRSNIVGKPMAQLMMMANATVTIAHSRTENLSELTRSADILVVAIGQDRFIKAEDVKPDAVVIDVGMNRDENGKLHGDVDFDQVKEVASLITPVPGGVGPMTITMLMEQTVRAAEASVR, encoded by the coding sequence ATGAAAATTATTGATGGAAAAGCCCTTGCTGAAAAGATGCAAGAAGAACTCAAAGATAGAGTTATAAAATTAAAAGAAAAAGGCATTCAGCCAGGACTCGCTGTCATTTTGATTGGAGAAAATCCAGCAAGTCAAGTTTATGTACGAAATAAAGAACGTGTGGCAGCAAAACTTGGTTTTAAATCAGAAGTTGTTCGCTTGTCTGAAAATATTTCAGAAGCTGAGTTACTAAGTATGATTGAGGACTACAATACTGATGATTCATGGCATGGTATTTTAGTGCAATTACCACTTCCTGCGCATATCTCTGAGGAAAAAGTTTTGTTAGCAGTCTCACCTGAAAAAGATGTTGATGGCTTCCATCCTATTAATATGGGGAAACTCTGGAGCGGTGCACCGTTGATGATTCCCTCAACGCCTGCGGGTATTATGGAAATGTTTCGGGCTTATGATGTAGATCTTGCCGGTAAAAAAGCAGTTGTAGTCGGACGCTCAAACATCGTTGGTAAGCCTATGGCTCAATTAATGATGATGGCCAATGCGACTGTAACCATTGCACATTCACGCACAGAAAATCTATCTGAACTTACACGATCCGCAGATATTTTAGTTGTGGCTATCGGACAAGATCGTTTTATTAAGGCCGAAGATGTAAAACCAGATGCAGTAGTAATTGACGTTGGTATGAATCGGGACGAAAATGGCAAACTACACGGAGATGTTGATTTTGATCAAGTGAAGGAAGTCGCGAGTCTCATTACCCCAGTCCCAGGAGGAGTGGGCCCTATGACGATTACGATGCTGATGGAACAAACTGTGCGTGCAGCTGAAGCTTCTGTAAGATAA
- the xseA gene encoding exodeoxyribonuclease VII large subunit — MTEYLTVSTLTKYLKAKFDRDPYLERVYLTGEISNFRQRPSHQYFAIKDEKSVIQATMWAGQFKKLDFKLEDGMKVLVTGRISLYAPSGSYSINIENIVPDGIGALAVKFEQLKKKLTAEGLFNQQWKQELPLFSKKIAVITSPSGAVIRDIITTVNRRFPMSQILLYPTKVQGAGSAEEIAANIEIVNERSDIDVLIVGRGGGSIEDLWSFNEEIVVRAIFESRIPIISSVGHETDTTLADFVADRRAATPTAAAELATPNTKLDLLTWSNDQERRMRNRVAHLIKVQRDRVEKLSNSVVFRQPERLYDGHIQKIDHLTSRLQNLTENKINREKYRYELSAGKLVPAFAKIYEKKQNQVNHLVQALLLMDISKIKARGFSVVTARDGKIIKSVHEIQSGDQVNLELSDGTARAEIK; from the coding sequence ATGACAGAGTATTTAACAGTATCAACTCTAACCAAATACCTGAAAGCAAAGTTTGATCGCGATCCTTACTTGGAGCGCGTTTATTTGACGGGAGAAATTTCAAACTTTCGTCAGCGACCAAGCCATCAATATTTTGCCATTAAAGATGAAAAATCTGTTATACAGGCAACAATGTGGGCGGGGCAATTTAAAAAACTCGATTTCAAACTAGAAGATGGAATGAAAGTTCTTGTTACAGGACGAATCAGTCTTTACGCCCCATCAGGGTCTTATTCTATCAATATCGAAAACATCGTACCCGATGGTATTGGTGCCCTAGCGGTCAAGTTTGAACAGTTGAAAAAGAAATTGACAGCAGAAGGGCTTTTTAACCAGCAATGGAAGCAAGAGTTACCACTTTTTTCCAAAAAAATTGCGGTAATTACAAGCCCTTCAGGTGCAGTCATTAGGGATATTATTACAACTGTTAACCGGCGTTTTCCTATGAGCCAGATTTTACTCTATCCGACCAAAGTCCAAGGTGCGGGGTCTGCCGAAGAAATTGCAGCTAATATTGAAATTGTAAACGAACGCTCAGATATTGATGTGCTCATTGTGGGACGGGGCGGTGGCTCTATTGAAGACTTGTGGTCATTTAATGAAGAAATTGTCGTACGTGCTATTTTTGAGTCACGGATTCCTATCATTTCTTCCGTGGGACACGAAACAGATACAACCTTGGCGGACTTTGTTGCAGACCGTCGCGCAGCTACTCCGACTGCAGCGGCAGAGCTCGCAACGCCTAATACAAAGCTAGATCTGTTAACGTGGAGTAATGATCAAGAACGCCGTATGAGAAATCGAGTGGCGCATCTCATTAAAGTTCAAAGGGATCGAGTAGAAAAATTATCAAATTCAGTAGTTTTTCGTCAGCCAGAGCGTCTTTATGATGGTCATATTCAGAAAATAGATCATTTAACGAGCCGACTCCAAAACTTGACTGAAAACAAAATAAACCGCGAAAAATATCGTTATGAATTATCGGCAGGCAAATTAGTACCAGCTTTTGCGAAAATCTACGAAAAAAAGCAAAATCAGGTAAACCATCTCGTTCAAGCCCTTCTTTTAATGGATATTAGTAAAATTAAGGCACGAGGTTTTTCGGTCGTCACAGCCCGTGATGGCAAGATTATTAAGAGTGTCCATGAGATTCAGTCTGGCGATCAGGTGAACTTAGAACTAAGTGATGGCACAGCTCGTGCAGAAATAAAATAA
- a CDS encoding exodeoxyribonuclease VII small subunit has translation MATKKEAKFEENLVELETIVKKLESGDVALEDAISEFQKGMLLSEKLKTTLNEAEKTLVKIVGKDGSEAEFTGE, from the coding sequence ATGGCTACAAAAAAAGAAGCAAAATTTGAAGAAAATTTAGTTGAACTTGAAACTATCGTCAAAAAACTCGAAAGCGGAGATGTTGCCTTAGAGGATGCAATCTCTGAATTTCAAAAAGGAATGCTACTTTCTGAAAAACTTAAAACTACTTTAAATGAAGCAGAAAAAACATTGGTAAAAATAGTTGGCAAAGATGGTTCAGAAGCAGAATTTACAGGAGAATAA
- a CDS encoding glycerate kinase gives MKIVVAIDSFKGSATSSELNQTVKSAIISSFPETNVETFEVADGGEGSISALKSKLGGSLIPVETVDLLERPLQASYLLVDHKLAFIEAAEVVGIDKIVPSEETIQHATTFGLGALFKDAKQRGATEIILSLGGTGTSDGGLGLLTALENEDFSHLKITGLADVTNVYAGQEGYAKFFGKQKGGTSEILEKQDIAAQSFVKKIKAERKIDLQQIPGTGAAGGLGAAIVLLGGHLESGFTKIAQLLKMEESIRDADLIITGEGRMDFQTANGKVPFGMAKLGEKYGLPTVAFCGALADDLGEMNQVLLASYSIQREVLPLEKAMNKEVTLKNIKALTENVIKTWFYARKTKR, from the coding sequence ATGAAAATTGTAGTAGCGATAGATTCTTTCAAAGGCTCTGCCACAAGTTCAGAGTTAAATCAAACAGTAAAATCAGCAATTATATCTTCCTTTCCCGAAACAAACGTAGAAACTTTTGAAGTAGCTGACGGCGGTGAAGGAAGTATTTCAGCTTTGAAATCCAAATTAGGTGGAAGTCTGATACCGGTTGAAACAGTAGATTTATTAGAACGCCCTCTTCAGGCTTCCTATCTCTTAGTGGACCACAAACTAGCTTTCATTGAAGCGGCTGAGGTTGTAGGAATTGATAAGATTGTACCCAGTGAGGAAACAATCCAACACGCGACAACTTTTGGTTTAGGTGCCTTATTTAAAGATGCGAAACAGCGAGGAGCCACAGAAATTATCCTCAGTCTTGGCGGGACTGGGACTTCAGATGGAGGTTTAGGATTACTGACCGCCTTAGAAAATGAGGACTTTTCGCATCTTAAAATTACAGGTTTAGCGGATGTTACCAATGTATATGCTGGTCAAGAAGGTTATGCAAAATTTTTCGGTAAGCAAAAAGGGGGAACCTCAGAAATTTTAGAAAAGCAAGATATAGCTGCACAAAGTTTTGTAAAAAAAATAAAGGCGGAGAGAAAGATTGACCTCCAGCAGATACCAGGTACGGGAGCAGCTGGAGGCCTTGGGGCAGCAATTGTTTTACTTGGAGGACATCTTGAATCAGGATTTACGAAGATTGCTCAACTTTTGAAGATGGAAGAAAGTATCAGGGATGCGGACTTGATTATTACGGGTGAGGGACGTATGGATTTTCAAACAGCAAATGGTAAAGTACCTTTTGGAATGGCTAAGTTGGGAGAAAAATATGGCTTACCTACTGTGGCTTTTTGTGGTGCTCTAGCAGATGATTTAGGTGAAATGAACCAGGTTTTACTTGCCAGCTACAGCATCCAACGTGAGGTGCTTCCACTGGAAAAAGCGATGAACAAAGAAGTTACATTAAAGAATATCAAAGCCCTCACAGAAAATGTGATTAAGACATGGTTCTACGCTCGGAAAACAAAAAGATAA
- a CDS encoding polyprenyl synthetase family protein, which produces MNTDMKRLNTELTKFYKKTEIPKHLTDSIVYSLGAGGKRIRPLLFLKMLESFGITLETYHYQVAATVEMIHAGSLIHDDLPAMDDDDYRRGQLTNHKKFDEATAILAGDSLFLDPYYILATANLPAATIVALVKELSYASGSLGMVAGQILDMDGEGKNLSLEQVKEIHTLKTGRMLTFPFVAAGIIAEKSEKVITTLRKIGQNLGLAFQIRDDIIDVTGTFEEIGKTPGKDILEEKSTYVALLGLEGAQEALDKLLNSVKYELAQITSSVEIIEIIESLEIK; this is translated from the coding sequence ATGAATACCGATATGAAAAGGCTTAATACAGAGCTAACAAAATTTTATAAAAAAACTGAAATTCCAAAACATTTGACGGATTCGATTGTTTACTCACTAGGAGCTGGTGGTAAAAGAATCCGCCCCCTTTTATTCTTAAAAATGCTTGAATCTTTTGGAATAACACTTGAAACTTACCACTATCAAGTGGCTGCTACAGTCGAGATGATTCATGCAGGAAGCTTAATTCATGATGATTTGCCTGCGATGGATGATGACGATTACCGTCGGGGACAGCTTACCAACCATAAAAAGTTTGATGAAGCAACAGCTATTTTAGCAGGTGATTCCCTCTTTTTAGATCCCTACTATATCTTGGCAACAGCAAATCTACCAGCTGCAACAATTGTAGCTTTAGTCAAAGAACTATCCTATGCGAGTGGTTCATTGGGTATGGTAGCAGGCCAAATTTTAGATATGGATGGCGAAGGAAAAAACTTATCTTTGGAACAAGTCAAAGAAATACATACTCTTAAAACAGGGAGGATGCTAACTTTTCCTTTTGTAGCAGCTGGTATTATAGCCGAAAAATCAGAAAAAGTTATTACCACTCTACGAAAAATTGGTCAAAACTTGGGATTAGCCTTTCAAATACGTGATGACATCATTGATGTGACAGGTACATTTGAAGAAATTGGAAAAACACCAGGCAAAGATATTCTTGAAGAAAAGTCGACGTATGTGGCTTTACTCGGTTTAGAAGGAGCGCAAGAAGCTCTAGATAAATTATTGAATAGTGTAAAATATGAATTAGCACAGATTACATCAAGTGTTGAAATCATCGAAATTATAGAAAGTTTAGAAATAAAATGA
- a CDS encoding TlyA family RNA methyltransferase, which produces MKERVDVLATNQGLFETREQAKRGVMAGLVVDAKSGERFDKPGQKIEDSVELRLKGEKLKYVSRGGLKLEKALHEFGLLVEDKTCLDIGASTGGFTDVMLQNGAKRVYALDVGTNQLAWKLRKDARVVVMEQFNFRKAVLSDFDQGQPEFASIDVSFISLDLILPPLFDILADGGDVAALIKPQFEAGRDQVGKNGIIKDPKIHRLTIEKVVNKALSIGFSVKNLTFSPIKGGAGNVEFLVHLKKEKTAEIAPRVDIEAVLETEKETLA; this is translated from the coding sequence ATGAAAGAAAGAGTAGATGTTTTAGCGACAAACCAAGGACTGTTCGAAACAAGAGAGCAGGCCAAACGTGGCGTTATGGCAGGCTTAGTGGTAGATGCTAAATCAGGAGAACGTTTTGACAAGCCGGGTCAAAAAATCGAAGATAGTGTAGAACTTAGACTTAAAGGAGAGAAGCTTAAATATGTGAGTCGTGGTGGCCTAAAACTAGAAAAAGCGCTCCATGAATTTGGTCTTTTAGTAGAAGATAAAACTTGTCTAGACATTGGTGCCTCAACAGGTGGCTTTACCGATGTTATGCTACAAAATGGGGCAAAGCGAGTTTACGCTTTAGATGTTGGAACAAACCAGCTGGCTTGGAAGCTTCGTAAAGATGCACGTGTGGTTGTAATGGAGCAGTTTAATTTTCGTAAAGCAGTTTTATCTGACTTTGATCAAGGGCAGCCAGAATTTGCTTCCATCGATGTGAGCTTTATATCCCTTGATTTGATTTTACCTCCATTATTTGATATTTTAGCAGATGGGGGAGATGTTGCTGCTTTGATTAAACCTCAGTTTGAAGCTGGTCGAGATCAAGTAGGTAAAAACGGAATTATTAAAGATCCAAAAATCCATCGCCTAACCATTGAAAAAGTAGTAAATAAGGCTTTAAGTATAGGATTTTCAGTAAAAAACTTAACTTTCTCACCAATTAAAGGTGGGGCAGGGAATGTTGAATTTTTGGTACATCTTAAAAAAGAAAAGACAGCTGAAATTGCTCCTCGTGTTGATATTGAAGCTGTACTCGAAACAGAAAAGGAAACATTAGCATGA
- a CDS encoding arginine repressor, with amino-acid sequence MRREERLDFISRLITAKEVQTQDELVHELLENDIDVTQATVSRDIKTLALIKIPGSRGGYRYALPQQHDDEQKDLLHKELASEAILEMKIQENMISIIARPGTTSVIKKSLISRYNTKIFSVMTDDDSILVICETRRQANTIYDELSL; translated from the coding sequence ATGAGAAGAGAAGAAAGACTTGACTTTATTTCAAGACTCATCACTGCAAAAGAAGTACAAACACAAGATGAGCTTGTACATGAACTTTTGGAAAATGATATTGATGTGACACAAGCCACAGTTTCACGCGATATCAAAACTTTAGCCCTCATAAAAATCCCAGGAAGTCGAGGAGGTTATCGCTATGCTTTGCCACAGCAGCATGATGATGAACAAAAAGATCTCCTCCATAAAGAGTTAGCAAGTGAAGCTATTCTTGAGATGAAAATACAAGAAAATATGATTTCGATTATAGCTCGACCTGGGACAACAAGTGTCATAAAAAAAAGTTTAATTAGTCGTTATAACACGAAGATATTTTCTGTCATGACGGATGATGACAGTATTCTGGTTATCTGTGAAACAAGACGACAAGCGAACACAATTTATGACGAATTAAGTTTATAA